Proteins from a single region of Tamandua tetradactyla isolate mTamTet1 chromosome 12, mTamTet1.pri, whole genome shotgun sequence:
- the LOC143651642 gene encoding uncharacterized protein LOC143651642: MCNICGKLFRRNSYLIQRERIHLQEKPYKCHECGKAFGHSSNLIQHQRIHTEEKPYECSECGKTFRRSSHLIQHQITHTGEMPYICNECGKAFGRNSSLIRHQRIHTREKPYESSECGKAFSQSSNLIEHQRVHTRERPYECTDCGKTYSRKSHLIEHQRVHTGETPYNCNECGKSFSRSSLLIKHYRIHTGERPYECIECGKAFSQNSHLIQHQKTHSGVKPY, translated from the coding sequence ATGTGTAACATATGTGGAAAGCTGTTCAGGCGGAACTCATACCTTATTCAGCGCGAAAGAATTCACCTGCAAGAGAAACCTTACAAGTGTCacgaatgtggaaaagcctttggCCATAGTTCAAACCTTATTCAGCATCAAAGAATACACACTGAAGAGAAGCCCTACGAATGTAGCGAGTGTGGGAAAACCTTCCGTCGCAGCTCACACCTTATTCAACATCAGATCACTCACACAGGAGAGATGCCTTATATATGTAACGAATGCGGAAAAGCTTTTGGTCGGAACTCAAGTCTTATTCGCCATCAGAGAATCCACACAagggagaaaccctatgaatctagtgagtgtgggaaagcctttagccAGAGCTCTAATCTAATAGAACATCAGCGGGTTCACACCAGAGAGAGACCATACGAGTGCACTGATTGTGGGAAAACTTATAGCCGGAAGTCACACCTTATTGAACATCAAAGGGTCCATACAGGGGAGACTCCTTATAATTGTAATGAGTGTGGGAAATCTTTTAGTAGGAGTTCACTCCTTATTAAGCATTACAGAATTCACACCGGAGAGAGACCCTATGAATGTATTGAATGTGGGAAGGCGTTTAGTCAGAACTCTCACCTTATTCAGCATCAGAAAACTCACAGTGGAGTAAAACCCTACTAA